The following proteins come from a genomic window of Meles meles chromosome 1, mMelMel3.1 paternal haplotype, whole genome shotgun sequence:
- the KANK4 gene encoding KN motif and ankyrin repeat domain-containing protein 4 has product MEKTDAKDPSSQGDEEKGPPKSHPYSVETPYGFHLDLDFLKYVDDIEKGNTIKRIPIHRRAKQAKFSTLPRNFSLPNSRARAHAALPHQNWSPAVPRKVSLGTEEQAQSLPPGEHPQASASGSEVSYHRKALLAETARHLEAASAREAELAPGGGRPQLLRASSMPATLLQNRASEDSSLNSGPPTPPALPPLQGEGSVCDGAFGPAEAFTGFQSSTPRATTQPRVREFGDLVPGIPELVQEGTEPPEDEDEEEAPNHLSLPSPPFSSQDALVVLENEDDEHKTREAEVVVTPGSPTPSPPPLPSPIPENEFALEEIELNISEIPPPPPVEIDVRSIGVRVTEESLGLLALDPGSISSLKQRLSALEGELSGRTEELAQVRAALQQQEEEVKARGQRIQELERTVARLAEELSHENTRDTQGQTDAMVNTDPLRGLLTRESCDKSIGVNLLGSTGSESWRAGGEENGLSGGQASRQRGDRSPAEFVPPPQLSLPRGPEVVLTPSSPSCLSTELRIEEAGSEQERSPQVEGEGLGRAPGGSSWSSDRKSPPAGQEEASSELPGKERPGRPPSSPTDATIGQYVKKIQELLQEQWSCLEHGYPELASAIKQPASKLSSIQSQLLSSLNLLLSAYSAYAPPQREPPVPPTSPPMEISPSTSLKSIMKKKDYGFRAGGNGTKKNLQFVGVNGGYETTSSEETSGEDSSPEDLSDSEAEKKCDGPEHRRGKEAHPACKPGQGLPEGNSITGQESGPGEEVPHPKAERYKPSEEFLKACRALSQHLPETGATNDQLLRLSLNTIRQEWFRVSSRKSSSPAVVAAYLRGVQPLSPHFLKLLVNLADGNGNTALHYSVSHSNFSVVKLLLETGVCNVDHQNKAGYTAVMITPLASAETEKDMAVVWKLLREGNVNIQATQGGQTALMLGVSHDRQDMVQALLSCQADVNLQDHEGSSALMLACHHGNADMVRLLLAHPACDSTLTDKAGRTALSIVLKSPAHVEIAGLLRAHAEQGRSLGP; this is encoded by the exons CCAAAGACCCGTCCTCTCAGGGGGATGAAGAGAAGGGCCCTCCAAAGAGCCACCCCTACTCTGTGGAGACCCCGTATGGCTTTCATCTGGACCTGGACTTCCTCAAGTATGTGGATGACATTGAGAAGGGAAACACCATCAAAAGGATTCCTATCCACAGAAGGGCCAAGCAGGCCAAGTTCAGCACTTTGCCTCGAAACTTCAGCCTTCCCAACAGTAGGGCTCGCGCCCATGCTGCTCTTCCCCACCAAAACTGGTCCCCGGCAGTGCCGAGGAAGGTGTCGCTGGGGACAGAGGAGCAAGCCCAGTCGCTGCCACCCGGTGAACACCCGCAAGCCTCCGCCAGCGGCAGTGAGGTGAGCTACCACAGGAAAGCCCTGCTGGCGGAGACTGCCAGACATTTGGAGGCTGCCTCTGCCAGGGAGGCAGAGCTGGCCCCTGGGGGCGGACGGCCCCAGCTCCTGAGAGCATCCAGCATGCCAGCCACACTGCTCCAGAACAGGGCATCAGAGGACTCCAGCCTAAACTCAGGGCCCCCCACACCTCCGGCCCTCCCTCCACTTCAGGGTGAAGGCAGCGTCTGTGATGGCGCCTTTGGCCCTGCAGAGGCATTTACAGGTTTTCAGAGCTCCACTCCACGAGCAACAACCCAGCCCAGAGTCAGAGAGTTTGGGGACCTGGTGCCGGGGATTCCAGAGCTGGTCCAGGAGGGCACTGAGCCTCCAGAGGACGAAGATGAAGAGGAGGCTCCAAATCACCTCTCTCTCCCAAGCCCTCCCTTCTCGTCCCAGGATGCACTTGTAGTTCTAGAGAATGAAGACGACGAACACAAAACCAGAGAAGCGGAGGTGGTGGTCACCCCTGGCTCCCCaacacccagccccccacccctgccatcaCCCATCCCTGAGAATGAGTTCGCCCTAGAAGAAATCGAGCTCAACATCAGCGAgatcccacccccaccacctgtGGAGATAGACGTGAGAAGCATTGGCGTCCGGGTCACAGAGGAAAGCCTGGGCCTCCTGGCGCTGGATCCCGGAAGCATCTCCAGCCTGAAGCAGCGGCTGTCTGCCCTCGAGGGTGAGCTGTCTGGAAGAACCGAGGAACTGGCCCAGGTCAGAGCTGCCctccagcagcaggaggaggaagtcAAGGCCAGAGGACAGAGGATTCAAGAGCTAGAGCGCACTGTAGCTCGACTGGCAGAAGAGCTTAGCCACGAGAACACCAGGGACACTCAGGGCCAGACTGACGCCATGGTCAACACTGACCCCCTCCGCGGACTCCTGACCAGGGAGTCGTGTGACAAGAGCATCGGGGTCAACCTTCTGGGCAGCACAGGCTCTGAAAGCtggagggctggaggagaggagaatgGCCTCTCAGGGGGGCAGGCCAGCCGCCAACGGGGGGATCGGAGCCCAGCAGAATTCGTGCCACCACCTCAGCTGTCACTGCCGCGAGGACCGGAGGTGGTCCTCACCCCCTCTTCACCCAGCTGCCTCTCCACTGAGCTGAGGATtgaagaagcaggctctgagcaGGAGAGAAGCCCGCAGGTGGAAGGCGAGGGTCTGGGCAGGGCGCCAGGAGGCTCTTCGTGGAGCAGCGACCGAAAGTCGCCCCCAGCAGGGCAAGAGGAGGCCAGTTCAGAGCTGCCAGGGAAGGAGCGCCCAGGGAGGCCACCAAGCTCGCCCACAGATGCCACTATTGGCCAGTATGTTAAGAAGATCCAGGAACTCCTGCAGGAGCAGTGGAGCTGCCTAGAACACGGCTACCCCGAACTGGCCAGCGCCATCAAGCAGCCCGCCTCCAAGCTTAGCAGCATCCAGAGCCAGCTGCTGAGCTCCCTCAACCTGCTGCTGTCTGCCTACTCGGCCTACGCTCCGCCCCAGAGGGAGCCCCCCGTCCCCCCTACCTCCCCGCCGATGG AGATCTCCCCATCGACCAGCCTTAAAtccataatgaaaaagaaagactatGGCTTCCGTGCAGGAGGTAATGGGACCAAAAAGAACCTTCAGTTTGTTGGGGTTAACGGTGG CTATGAGACCACCTCAAGCGAGGAGACCAGCGGCGAGGACAGCTCCCCAGAAGACTTGTCTGACAGTGAGGCTGAGAAGAAATGTGATGGCCCAGAACATAGGCGGGGCAAGGAGGCCCACCCTGCCTGCAAGCCTGGGCAGGGTCTCCCCGAGGGCAACAGCATCACAGGCCAGGAAAGTGGGCCTGGGGAAGAAGTCCCCCATCCCAAGGCTGAGAG atataaACCTTCAGAAGAATTCCTCAAAGCATGCCGGGCATTGAGCCAACATCTGCCAGAAACTGGGGCCACCAATGACCAACTCTTG AGGCTGAGCTTGAACACCATCCGTCAAGAGTGGTTCCGTGTCTCCAGCCGGAAGTCGTCCAGCCCTGCCGTGGTGGCTGCCTACCTCCGTGGGGtgcagcccctctccccacacttCCTGAAGCTGCTAGTGAACTTGGCTGATGGCAACGGGAACACGGCCCTTCACTACAGCGTGTCCCACTCCAACTTCTCTGTCGTGAAGCTGCTGCTGGAGACAG GTGTCTGCAATGTGGACCATCAGAACAAAGCTGGCTATACTGCCGTGATGATCACTCCCTTGGCTTCTGCAGAGACCGAGAAAGACATGGCTGTCGTCTGGAAACTCTTAAGGGAAGGAAATGTGAATATCCAAGCTACTCAG GGAGGCCAGACCGCGCTGATGCTGGGAGTCAGCCACGACCGCCAGGACATGGTCCAGGCGCTGCTGAGCTGCCAGGCAGACGTGAACCTGCAGGACCACGAGGGATCCTCCGCCCTCATGCTAGCCTGTCACCACGGCAATGCCGACATGGTGCGCCTGCTCCTGGCACACCCTGCCTGCGACAGCACCCTGACTGACAAG GCTGGCCGAACAGCTCTGTCCATCGTTCTGAAATCACCCGCCCATGTGGAAATTGCAGGGCTTCTGCGGGCCCACGCAGAGCAGGGCAGGTCCCTGGGGCCCTAG